The following proteins are encoded in a genomic region of Microtus ochrogaster isolate Prairie Vole_2 chromosome 5, MicOch1.0, whole genome shotgun sequence:
- the Sln gene encoding sarcolipin, translating to MERSTQELFLNFTVVLITVLLMWLLVRSYQY from the coding sequence ATGGAGCGGTCTACCCAGGAGCTGTTCCTCAACTTCACAGTTGTCCTGATTACCGTTCTCCTTATGTGGCTTCTTGTGAGGTCCTACCAATACTGA